The genomic window GTGTTTTCGATTCAGGTGAAGTGCGAAGCTGCCTCCTTGGTGTAAAATTCACTGAGAGAACCTGTGAGAGATAGCGCCGACAGCCATCCAGCCTTTACGTGAACACACAGTGAATGAGACTGGAAATGTTCAGGGCtccaaaacagacacacaattcTGCACAAGGCTGACGCAGTGAAGGATGCTGCTCCACATTACTGTATTTTCCACAACCGCGATTCTTCACCTTCTCGGGGTTGATAATCAGATATTTGGAATCCAGGTGAAAATAAAGTCTTGGAATAGGCTGTCGATCACTTTTATCCTAGGTCGTGGTGAACTACTACCATATGGAATACAGCTTGTACACCTGAGCATACATACACTAAGGaaatatgtttttattattactttctgCCATCAGGGATAAACCACTGTCATATGAAATACGACTTGTAGATTTAGATCTGACCATGatgtgtacattaaaaaaaaatacattaaacatCATTTACTGCCACCAGAGATTGCTGTGAGCCACTACCATAATTATGGAATACGACTTGTAGATCTGAGCATTACGTGTATGCAAAGGAAATCCATTATACATCATTTGTCAGCAACAAGGGTTTCATGAGGCACATAATGGAATACAAGTTACAGATTTGAGCAATAATATTATGTGTTCACAAAGGGAGTCTATTATACATTACTTACTGCTGACAGGCTCTTGATCATGATTATTCTTATTAGCACAAAACATTATGACGAATGAACGACGAATTAAAAAACTGATTTGAAacaaaaagaacgaatgaatgaatgaactcatACAACCAAAAATGattgaaaacaggaaaaaaatacacaagcgaatgaatgaatgaataaatgaatagaggaATGAACATTAATGACTGAATTAACGAATTGATAagtgaattaattaattattttatttcttctacaCAGAAAAAATGCACAAAAGATCTTGCCTTTCACATTCTGTTCTGATCTCTCTTGTATCCTCTGGTATCCCGCGTGatgcattttaaaacaaaaaacaaataaaacttttcATGACATATTCCTGTGTTGTATTCACACGTTTcgctttttgctgttttgttctgcACTGTCACATACTGGTGGCTTTGGAAATCCACACGATCATTATTCACTCCCCTGGTGAATGGAACACAGTGTCAGATGAGTCTCTCCAGAATCAAAATTGCAGCCATGCCTGACACAGCCAGTGATTCCCTTCACAAGGCGGAGATCAGTGAACACTGTCTGCTGTCACTGAAGGGGTTCTTGTTTGTGgttctctcacctctcttccttcctctcactcacctcccacaccccataTATCCACACCAATGTTTACTAGTATTCACATATCCCACACCCTGTATTTCCACACTAATGTTTACTAGTGTCCACACCTCCCGAACCCTTATTTCCACGCGAATGTTTACTAGTattcacacctcccacaccccttgaTTTCCACGCTAATGTTTACTTGAattcacacctcccacaccccttgaTTTCCACGCTAATGTTTACTTGTattcacacctcccacaccccttatTTCCACGCTAATGTTTACTAGTAttcacacatcccacaccccttATTTCCACGCTAATGTTTACTAGTATTCACACCTTCCACACCCCTTATTTCCACGCTAATGTTTACTAGTattcacacctcccacaccccttatTTCCACGCTAATGTTTACTTGAattcacacctcccacaccccttatTTCCACGCTAATGTTTACTAGTattcacacctcccacaccccttatTTCCACGCTAATGTTTACTTGAattcacacctcccacaccccttatTTCCACGCTAATGTTTACTTGTattcacacctcccacaccccttatTTCCACGCTAATGTTTACTAGTAttcacacatcccacaccccttATTTCCACGCTAATGTTTACTAGTATTCACACCTCCCATGCCCCTTATTTCCACACTAATGTTTACTAGTATTCACATCTCCCACACCCCTTATTTCCACACTAATGTGTACTAGTGTTCACAACTCCCACACCCCTTGATTTCCACGCTAATTTTTACCAGTattcacacctcccacaccctttATTTCCACACTAATGTTTACAAGTGTTCACACCTCCCACACTCTTATTTCCACGCAAATGTTTACTAAAGTTCACAAAAAAGTTCAGAGCCACTTCGGAAGTAGCAACGTTTACTTCTTAGGGATAAGCTGAACGATTTTTAGCATACCTGCTTTTATGTAATGTCcttaatttttttgtgtgaatcTTGTAAATAATTTCTGTAATACCCAATTATAGAGCTGTCTACCTTTGTCAGTTTTGTTCTCATCTACCACCAATTTCTGTCCCCACAAAATGCCTCTGTACAAATATTCAGAAACGTTTTCCAAACAGTATTAGCAGTCCCACAGTTTCCACAGTACCAGAGATTAGTAACATGAAGAAGATTTCACTCCTTACTGCGACAAGGTAGGTGGGCAGAATTGTGGTCTGCATTGCATCAACTGTGACTCTTCATTGAGACAAGGCAGCGGGCAGGACTGTCATTTGCATAGCATCAAGTGTGAGACTTCACTGCAACAAGGTACACGGGCAGGACTGATTTTGCATtgcatcacagtgtgacgtggaGGCCGTGGGTACAGTGCCAGGCAGACTGGTCAGTTGAGGCGGCGACAGTAGTACCCCAGCGTCTGGCACTTGTCACACAGGTGCTGGGGGTGGACCTTGCTCTGGTCAGACACGTCCAGCCCATCCGGTTTCTCAAGGGGCCGCTGAAAAATAACACAGTGCACGCCAACTGAATTCACGTGCAACACGTTCCATGACACCTGAGTGGTCAGACCAAAACAACACATGTTCTCGTCATGATCAATACAATGCAGTCAAACGGTAGACGGACTGATGTGGACAAGAACTGAGCTGCGCTAGCGATCTTAGCAGCGTTAAGTTTGCGCAGCAGTAACAACTTTCCTAGGAATATGATAATCAAATTATATTGACTTAGGACAACTGTTATCGCTAAGCAAACCGAACGCTACTAACATCGCATGTCAGTCTTACCCACCTCAGGTCTAAATCAGTCCACAGCGTGTGGCAAGAAGTCATGAGCACCAACATTGTTTATTTTGCTGCACAAGACATACAATGTGAAAATATACATGAAACTAAACATCACAGTGATTATGTAATCACATGACCCTGATCTGTGAGAAGGGTTACCCTGACTTTACATTGACCTGTTTGTAGGAAAATCCCTGATCTGACCCTGACTGTATGTTAGTCCCTGCCCTGTTTGGATAGACCTTGACCTGTTTGTTGCGGTAAACCCTGTCCTGGCCCTAGCCTGTTGGTGCAGTAAACCCCGAACTGTTTGGATAGGCCTTGAACTGTTTGTGAGAGAAGACCTTCAGCTGTTTGCAGGGTTAACCCTGACCTGTCGGGGGTACACCCCGACCTTATCCTGACCCGATTGTACGGTAGACCCTGACATGTTTAGATAGATTCCAACGTGTTTGGGGGGAAACCCTGATGTGTTTGACTAGACCCTGACCAGTTTTGGGGAGTAAACCCTGATCTGACCCTAAACTGTTTGTGGGGTAGTCCCTGGCCTATTTGTGGGGGTGGACTCTTACCTGATGCTGACATGTTTGTGGGGGTACGCCCTGACCTAATCCAGACCTGTTTGTGGGGGTTGACCTTGACCTGATCATGACCTGTTTGTGGGGTGGTAAACCCTGAACTGACCCTTACCTGTTTGTGGGGGATGACCTTGACCTGACCCTGACCGGTTTCTGGGGTATGGCTCTAACCTGGCATGACTTGACCTGTTGGAGGGCGGGAGGCCAGGGGGGTTTGGGGTAAATCCTGATCTGATCCTGACCTGGTTGTGTAGGAAGACCCTTATATGTTAGGGTAGATTCCAGCCTGCTTGGGGGGAAACCCTGACGTGTTTGAATAGACCCTGACCATTTTGTGGGAGTAAACCCTGACCTATCCCTGACCTGTTTGTGGGGGACGACCCTGACCTGATATTGACCTGTTTGTGCAGTGCTGCCTGACCTGTCCCTGACATGTTTGTATGTGAAGACCTTTACCTGACCCTGATGGGTTTGTGGGGTATAGCCGTAACCtgaacctgacctgacctgtttgGGGTGAGGGGAGAATCCTGACCTTACCCTAACCTGATTGTAGGGAAAGACCCTCACTTGACCCTTACCTGTTTGAGGAGTATGGCCCTAACCtgaccctgacctgacctgattgtggcggggtggggtaggggctTAAACCCTAGCCTGACCTGACCTGTTTGGGGGGAGGGATCCTGGCCTTACCCTAATCTGGTTGTGGGGAAAGACCCCGACTTACCtttacctgtttgtgtgtgtggcccgAACCtgaccctgacctgacctgtttgTGGTGGGGGCGCACAGGGGGTCAAATGCTAACCTGTTCCCGACCTGGTTGTGGGGGAGACTCTGACTTGACACTTACCTGTTTGTGGGGTATGGCCCTAACCTGACCCTGACCTGAACTGTCTGTGGTGGGGGGATTAAACCCTAACCTGACCCCAACCTGGTTCTGGGGGAAGACCGACTTGACCCTGACCTGTTTGTGGGGTATGGACCTAACCtgaccctgacctgacctgtctgtatgggggttggggttggggggggggaatcctggCCTGACCCTGACCTGTTTGTGGAGGAAGACCCTTAACTAACCATGACCTGACCTGTTTGAGGGGGAAGAACTTGACCTGACCCTGACCTGTTTGTGGGGGAAGACCTTGACCTGACCCTGACCTGTTTGTGAGGGAAGACCCTGAGGCGGCACTTGGTGCAGTGCTGGGCGGTGTTGGCCCAGCTGTTGGCGCTCATCCACCGCCGTTGACACCTGGGGCAGCGATACTCCCCGAAACACCGCTTCCTGCCCTGGTACGGCGTCACGCCTTCCCCTCCTCGGCACTGCGCCTGTCAAACAAACACCCGACGGCAGTTCACGTTTCCGTCACTGCAGGTGCCCCTACAATAAACACGCACTTCTTGCTCAGTAGTTAAAtcaagtcagtgtgtcagtgttcgcAAAGACACAGATGAATGCGtatgcgcgtatacacacacacacacacacacacacacacacacacacacaatcaacgcgcgcgtatacacgcaagcacacacacacacacacacacacacacacacacacacacacacacacagagtcagaaatGAGAGAAGAGAATAAGGTATGTAACGGAATCCGTGAGTCTTTAAACAATATGTtcaacaaaacagaaaggaaaaagaacaacagcaacgatagAAGATGTTTACTttttaatataatatatatatatatatattaatctgtTAGTTGTGATTATGCTCAGTGCCAACAGAAGCTGCGAAACACTACAGGAGCCCGGTGAAAGGTGTCGAAAAGTCCTATTGCTTCTGGTTACCCTGTCCTCTCACCACTTGCTTGGAACATCGTGGACACAGTCTGCAACCATGTGACGGTACATTTCATGGACCGCTGTAGAGGATTAAGATGTGAAGAGgaaagtaaaaaaaggaaaacaatacaTTGGTCAAGAGATATGGtcatgattttctttttcatacaaaTTCACTGGAACTTTGGCTGGGAGATTCCCTAAAAATGTGTATTATTACTGAAAGGGAAGAACATCATTCTTTAATTGCAACTGCTGTGTTTTTCTTAGGTCAGTTTTCTTCCAACATTATTGAGAGGGTAGCATTCGAAAATTTACCTTCATTTCATACTTTTCCCTTCAGGGAACCTAACATGACGAAGCGTAGGGCTACAACAATTCACAGAAAAGGACAAGAAGAGTTATTGTTTAGAGAGGGCCACAGGGCTATGGAAATCTTCATCCTTCATTGTACTCTTAATTGACAATCTGGGTGTGGCCTGTATGTGTACATTGAACAGTGATTTAAAGTCCCTTTATTTAGTACGTAGATTTGGTTAAAAGAAGCAAGGTCCCgtagcagtgaattcatatccgctgtgtctaaaGCTCGGCACTGATTGGGAAGcgggacccaatcctctccttccgccgttttaactctctccatacgaacggcgaaagagacgacgttaacagcgtttcaccctaattaccatcatcaaaatattgcaaacggaaggctcttatactgaagaggtgaatgttgacaaaaaataccacagttctgacgacggaagctaaaggttgggtcattcagacacccactggacatccgaggagtctgtgtagaggagaagagaggactggccgtactgagtgagttaactttcccCCATCCGAAGTCATGTACCCCttcacacatgggtggagtgTGGAAAATCAGATTAAGGCGCCTTCCAAAAAGGACATAACACCATATCGTTGCGCtgcctcgaaccccgatcactggtgaacaccaaaTCGAAAGTAAAACGCCAAACCATTTCTGTTACGGAGCCTCCTGTTAAAGGGAGGTAACTAGTAATTACTGTATGTGCTTTCTGGGCACAGGGTGATTGTAGTGTGAcaagtctggttttttttttatggtggccTCAGTTACATGCAGGTCATGGTGtaccatcattctctctctctctctctctctctctctctctctctctctctctctctctctctctctctccctctctctctgagtgtgtgtgcttcacgTGCCTTCTTCATTCGCCGAAGTTTTGTTCCCATTTCTTCCCTTATTTCACATAAATTTTCACATTAATGCACAATTTATGTTAACTATGTATTATTGTACGTATGCATAAAACTGTTCTAAGTGTTCACTGTTGACTATTTCTGTTTCATGGACTGATAATTTCAATGAGTGCTTTAGTACACATACGGAGATGTCCAGCTGACTGGTTACTCAAATGGACAAGTCAAACGTTGTGTAGTCAAAGGCTGGATTTGCCAGCCCTGGAATTCCTGGTTGTCAGTATGGAGAACGATACAATATCAGAAAAGTCCCAACCTTAAACAAACCTTTTCACAGTTTAACACAAGAGATTCCAAACACAGAGGCAATACCTGTGGACAGTCTCTGATGAGATGCCCTTTCTGGAAGCACAGGTGACAgatgtagggggtggagggtggtagaGGTGTACCAGCCTGGGGGTCAAGGCAGAGATCAGCGAGGAGGTCAGCCAGGAAGAGGTCAACAGCACTGCCCTCTGGTGACGTGGTCAGCTGCGGAAGTGGGCAGCTGGCGGCTGTGCCGCCTTTCTTCTGGAACAACATCGTCAGCTGGTTAGGTGGTGACGTGCTTGGTTATGTATATCTTACTTCTCTTgttttcttgcttgcttgttcACTAAATCACTACTTCACTATATATCTTACGTCTCACCTATTTCTTTATTAATTTCGTTTTCATCAGTATTTGCTTGTTCATTAATTCAGTAACTGACTGGAACATTCACtggtgcgctcacacacacacacacacacacacacacacacacacacacacacacacacaaactgttcttgatgacaaaaatgctggtgtggttttctatattcctgcctttaaagctgaaaaatcttactttattggaaaacatctttccatcttcacggctgagctaactgctattatacaagctctgaactacttagtgagccaccAAATAGTTTTCTCGTAAATAGCAttttttgttgattccaaatcagtactttatgctctaaaattattcagccttgaaacaagacctgacttagttattgaggcaaatcatttggtacattgtttgaggattaaagggactgagatcagtttttgttgggtgccttctcatgtgggcattcacggcaatgaaactgctgataaatcAGCTAAAAGAGGAAAAATCAGAAAAATCAACataaatacatgtccgtcttttcgtaagaggcatacactttgttagaaaaaacagcatggggtcgatttcataaccgtgtgtgtgtgtgtgtgtgtgtgtgtgtgtgtgtgtgtgtgtgtgtgtgtgtgtgtgtgtgtgtgtgcaagtacgtgtgagtgtgtgtattgtacgcgggcacgcgcgtgtgtgtgattgaggaCTGATATTGTGATAGAGACGTAGACTCTTTATACTAAAATGACTTTAATCATTGATACGTTGAAAAtgtcacacagacagggacaaactGAACTAGCCAAGCACCGACATGACCCGGCCATGAAGACCTACCATCACGACGTCCACAGGGGAGTTGTGGTGGGGTTCGAACCATGGCATGCTGAAGGCAGgcagtgaggtggggtggggcggcGGGGCCAACGGGACACACCAGTTGTCACTGCTCTCACTGCAGCCTCTGGCACCGTGCCCGCCGCTCCAGTCCTCGTACATGCTGTGCCTCAGTCTTCCCACAGCAGTCAGACAACTCAGCGTTCAGAACCCGaagaagcctgactgaatgacactggaaacgaatgatgggtgGGTCCTAACTGAAGGCAGATGTCAGTCcacggctctatccaggtaggcagcctgttgtgcattagaaatccgtgtttgtaaagcgcttagagcttgatctctgaccgaggataggcgcaatataagtatccatatcaatcaatcaacaagcaAGGTGCcaagaaactgaaaaatgttgatTCATTCACAGACgttaggtgattttttttttaatctaaaaacaCCGTGATCCCCTTGACAGGACCCATACACGTCTTATTTTCAAACTCTCCCAACGGTCTCAAGTACGTGGCTGTGCTGCCAGTCTCCTGAAAGATGGAATCACAATGACGTCACTCACTCTGTTGAATAATGGTCCAGCAATATCACCTGGCGAAACACAAACACTTCTAAGTGATATCTGAAAGTTAAAACAAGCAGCATCTCCAGGTAAAACACTCTATCGCAGTTTCTTCGCTGAAAAGTTCAGGAagcggaaaaaagaagaaggcgtGACTCGAAAACAGATGCATATTGACACTACAAAATATTCCTCTTCTCGTGCCTACATGTGTAGAGACAGTCGGTGTCCTTCACTTGAACAGCTCTCCGGCAAAATGCCTAACACGAACGTTAGAGTGCACAACACAGATAAATGACGAAGAATGACGTTGTTAAACTGAgtgtaaacacgcacgcgcaaatgCGTTGTTTACCCTTCATTCACAACAAGCGGTTCTAGGCCGGACTTGTTTTCAtgcacatcatcactgtcatttgaACACAAGCATACGTTGTCCTCAGTACAACAAGAGCACGGTACACTGCTTCAAAAATAGTCTGGAAGTTCAACGAAGACAGCAACGACTGATGGTCGCTTATCGTCAACATTAGAGCTGGTCACAGACCAGAAGTCAGTATGCAACCACAGTGATAATTGTTACAGTTCTCTGCCACGAAGCGAAAAGTACCGAAGCGAAAAGTACCGAAGCTCATgttgagtgcgtatgtgtgtgtgtgtatgtgtgtgtgtgtcttgcctgtTGCGATAAACAGACACGTTGTTCCGCAGAGCAACACTGTGGTGCAAAGAACGCAAAAAGATCTCCTCCACCATCCCGCGTCTGTCCCTTTCGTCTTTCCCCCCACCAcacttccctcccccttttccctgaCGCAGAAACATGACTGacagaacaacatcatcaccaccacccctcatccccccccgtTCCCCATTCCCTCTACCTGAAGTAATCTGCCTCAACAATCTCTGGAACCTCCGcttgttctctctcacctcttccttcttctccctcccccgtccGCTTTTCTGTTGAATCCTGCCTGCctcgtcccccccaccctcctgacAACTCTCACTTTTTGGCTGTAGTCTCTTGCCAACGACATTCCTCTGTGGAGGTTGTTTGTGATGGGTGTTGCCATGAcgatcagtgctctctctctctctctctctctctcacacacacacacacacacacacacacacacacacacacataaatgttgtTGACTCTGTTGTCATTCTCCGTTTATATATCTTGCactttgtattatcattattccaTATACCATCGCATTACCTTCCGTTATGAGTTCTTCAGTATGACACACACGCTTTTCATAAATCATGTATGACTTTCCATGTGATTGTGGAATCTCATAAAAAtcgtcagattctctctctctctctctctggtgcctGTTAGACAGAGGACAAAGTCAACGGAAAACAGGACAGGTATGCCAACACCCAGTTTCGCAACACATTATGCTTTACAATATGCCAATACCCAGTTTAACATTGTGCTTTACAAAGGCGCTtaacgtgtgcatgcgcgcgtgtgtttaagAGTTGGTATTTGCGTGTGTAGGCATGGATTCTCGCGTGACTGTcgatgcgtgagtgtatgtgtgtgtgcgccttaGTAGGTATGTCTTTACACCTACATACGTACATATGtacataagagagagacacagagagagagagatacgcttaCGCCATCGCACACTTTGTATCAATACACATTCTGGCCATTGCAGTAGCTTTTGTGCTTGATTtgatcacagaatcacagaaatgtttggctataggctaaaagccttttgccctcgtaatcagtgtccatttatgtgctttggatcacttgttgtgaacaaacccttgtttaaatctggcatagtgtatactatatttatctacagctcagtaaagatttaactctgtggaaaatacatggttcttaaactttttgtcaatgtgatttttgaaggcgtttaccgatggtgcattgatggtgtcataggaaaggttattccacagatttatgatgtTGAACATCGGAATATTATTGAGTATCACAGAATGACAGCTGTTTCTTGACCCCGACACAAATATAATACTGGCATaatcgtgttgtttttgtttttttttaggtttactgatttttttttttttgattttttttttgtatgtgtttctggtgtgtgtgtgtgtgtgtgtgcatttctggtgtgtgtgtgtgtgtgtgtgtgtgtgtgtgttgtgtgttgttgtttttatcattctttAAGGCGGgggtgctgtttgtttgttgggttttttgttgatttttgtttgtttgttttttggtgtgtgttttttgttgttttttttgtttttgttgtttttttgtttgtttgtttgtttttcttacctgGAGGGACGTCCATAAGGCGGACTCAATATTTACTCACACACAGAAGTAGGGTTGTGCTTTGAAAgagtcggacagacagaaaatccaGCGTGAGTGCAATAAGATTGTGATGCTGTCTTTCACCTTTCCAGCAGGTCGTCAGTTGTTccaaaaattcttttctttttttttctttttctttttttttttctttgggggggaaggggggatagaaagagagggcgTATTGTGAAGGTGGATGCAGGAgttaatgtatatatatgatgatgCTCAAACTGCCAATAatatgtgactgtgtgtccatgtatgtgtgtgtccttgtacaGACACTGTCGGAGTGCACATGTGTAtggcctctgtgtatgtgtgtgtgtgggggggggggggtgagaggaggagaaaatgaggGAATGAGTGTGTGTACTCATAGTCCGtttcctaaaacacacacacacacacacacacacacacacacatcaatacaataAATCATGTTGCATAGATTATATTGCT from Babylonia areolata isolate BAREFJ2019XMU chromosome 1, ASM4173473v1, whole genome shotgun sequence includes these protein-coding regions:
- the LOC143289293 gene encoding uncharacterized protein LOC143289293 isoform X1, translating into MYEDWSGGHGARGCSESSDNWCVPLAPPPHPTSLPAFSMPWFEPHHNSPVDVVMKKGGTAASCPLPQLTTSPEGSAVDLFLADLLADLCLDPQAGTPLPPSTPYICHLCFQKGHLIRDCPQAQCRGGEGVTPYQGRKRCFGEYRCPRCQRRWMSANSWANTAQHCTKCRLRVFPHKQVRVRSRSSPTNSGPLRNRMGWTCLTRARSTPSTCVTSARRWGTTVAASTDQSAWHCTHGLHVTL
- the LOC143289293 gene encoding uncharacterized protein LOC143289293 isoform X2, coding for MYEDWSGGHGARGCSESSDNWCVPLAPPPHPTSLPAFSMPWFEPHHNSPVDVVMKGGTAASCPLPQLTTSPEGSAVDLFLADLLADLCLDPQAGTPLPPSTPYICHLCFQKGHLIRDCPQAQCRGGEGVTPYQGRKRCFGEYRCPRCQRRWMSANSWANTAQHCTKCRLRVFPHKQVRVRSRSSPTNSGPLRNRMGWTCLTRARSTPSTCVTSARRWGTTVAASTDQSAWHCTHGLHVTL
- the LOC143289293 gene encoding zinc finger CCHC domain-containing protein 24-like isoform X3, whose translation is MYEDWSGGHGARGCSESSDNWCVPLAPPPHPTSLPAFSMPWFEPHHNSPVDVVMKKGGTAASCPLPQLTTSPEGSAVDLFLADLLADLCLDPQAGTPLPPSTPYICHLCFQKGHLIRDCPQAQCRGGEGVTPYQGRKRCFGEYRCPRCQRRWMSANSWANTAQHCTKCRLRVFPHKQRPLEKPDGLDVSDQSKVHPQHLCDKCQTLGYYCRRLN